CCTCGCGCATGCGCCCCCGGTTCCAGTAAAACAGCTTGCCCAGCTCAATGCCGATATCGGTCACGATTCCCGTCACATGGGTGGTTCGAATAACGGAACGGGACAGTTTGGTAATCAATGCATTCTGCAAGCCCATGAGAAACGAAAGAATCATGACCGTGATCGGCACAAAAAGACCGTGCATCTGGGCAATCCGGGCGCCCAGCATGCCGAAACACAGCAGCAGCACCGCTTCCAGCAACAGCGGCAAGGCATATTCGCTGCGCATTTGACGCACTCTGGCGTAATTGACCATAACCGTGGTGCAGATGCTGCCGCACAGAAAACAGATTAATGCAGCTACACCTGCCAGAACCAGATCGTATGCGCCCAGAATCAACTGGTCAGCCATGGTCGACACAATACCGGTCATGTGCGAGGTGTATTGATGAACCGCCAGGAATCCGCCGGCATTGATTGCACCGGCCACAAAGGCCAGCAGCGTGCCGATCTGTTTATCGGCTTTCTGTGTGCGAACGGAATCTGTCAGTGCTCGGGTATATCTGAGTGGCATATAGGCGACGGTCTGCTTGTACAGACAAGCGTGAAAAGGGCTTCAATCGTTTTATTGTTTGCACCTATTATAGGCCGATTGCAGAACAATGGCGCGAACCAGGATCGGGCCACACGACCGGTAGTTGTCAGGCAGCCGCAGCGGCCACCTGATAAAGACCCAGTACGATCAGACTGCAAAAGAAAACTTGCTTGAACAGCGCCACTGACAGCCTCTGTCTTAACGACCGCCCCAGCGACATACCCACCAGTGCGGGAATTAGCATCAGCAGTGAGATTCCGGCGGCGCCTGGACTATAGCTGTGATTGAGCCACAGCCCCAGAGCCAGCGCAATGGTTGAAACAGTAAAAGACACCCCCATCGCCTGAATCAGGCGATCGCGTGACAGTTGCAGCGCCTGCAGATAAGGCACTGCCGGCACAACGAAGACACCGGTTGCAGCGGTAATGAACCCCGTCACAAAGCCCACCAATGGTCCCATCCAGATTTGCGCAGCAGGTGAAATAACAATTGAACGCCCGGTCAGCCCCCAACATGCATAGGCCACCAGTGCCACGCCCAGGGCGACGCTGGCCGCATGACCGGCCGGCGCCCCAAACAGCCAGGCGCCGGCAATCGTGCCAGCAAATATTCCAATCTGCATCGTGCCGATACTGCGGCATAATTGAGGTACGGCATGAAAGGGGCGCATTTGCCAGATATTGGTCAACAGCGATGGGATTACCAGTAATGCCGCAGCCTGCGCCGGTGACATCAACAACGCCAGCAACGCCATGGAAATGGTTGGCAGACCGAGTCCCACAACGCCCTTGACCGCGCCGGCAAGAATGAAAACGATTGTCACCAGCGCCAGCGCACCAAACGAATAAGCCTGATTCGCGTTGAAGATAGATAGATATTGAGTGAAAAAATCCATGGACTTGCGCGCCATAAAAAGTGTGAATGCATGCTCAATGATGAACCCGCATTAGGAAATACCTTAAAGGGACCGTGGCCGCATAGACTCACTCCCGACCCGTGTCCACAACTAATTACCTGGCGTTTTGCCCGCTACATAGGGATAAAGTTGCAACATGATCCTATTGTAGGGGCTGATCAAAAAGCTGAAAATCAGGAAATCTCGATTGCAGACTAAGGAATTTCCATAATCAGGCTGTTATACTGCGGCCATGCGCTTTGACCTGACCGACCTTCGCCTGTTCCTGAGCGTGCACGAATCGGGCACCATCACCGAGGCTGCGCGCCGCTGCCACATCACCACAGCATCGGCCAGTGAGCGCATAAAGGGAATGGAAGATGTACTGGGCGTGCTGCTGCTCAATCGCAGCCACAAAGGGGTACAACTGACGCCTGCCGGGCGCACACTACTGCATCACGCCAGCGTTGTCGTACAGCAAAGGGAACGCATGCATGGCGACCTGGGGCAGTACAGCAGCGGCATCAAAGGACATGTCAGGCTGTTGGGCAATACCTCGGCCTGCAACGAACACCTACCAGCTTTGCTGGGCAGCTTCCTGAAACGTCACCCCGATATTTCAATTGACCTGGAGGAACGCACCAGTACTGATATTGCTGACCTGATCCGCCAGGGCATGGCCGATATCGGGCTGGTTGCCGATTCGGCTGATCTGCACGACCTTCAACGTTTCCCGGTAGGCGCGGACCAACTTGTTGTTATTACCGGGCCAGATTATCCTGAAGCCATTGCGAATCCGACCAGCCTTGCCCAGATCAGCCATCTGGATTTTGCCGGTCTTGTGGCAGGCAGCGCCTTGCAGGAGCATATTGCCGCGCATGGTCGGCAGGCGGGCAGGCACTTGCATTATCGGGTGCGGGTGCGCAGCATTGATGCAGTCTGCAGAATGGTAGGCAATGGGGTCGGGATTGCCATTGTGCCGCTGGCTGCGGCCAAACGCCACCACCGGACACAGAAATTGAATATTATTGCCCTTTCCGACACCTGGGCTTGCCGCAATCTGATGCTATGCGTACGAGACAGCGAACAATTGCCAGCCTATGTAACGGCGCTGATGCAGCATATTCTGGCCCCTGAATAAGAGAAGGACGCATTCGGCTCCTTCTTGTCCAACTAGATCGCGCGCATGAAACTACGCAATACTGATTCTGCTGATACCACTGCCGAGCAACCGGACCCGCAATGGGAAATTGATGGTGCAGCCATGTACCGCGCGGCCAGCTTTGCCGTTGCGCTGCCTTCGTTCATGATCGGCACTGCGCTGTTCATGCTGGGATTTTCGCTGTCAAACCGGACAATCCTGCACATTGCCTGCATTCTGTACAGCCTGTCCTTTGCTGGTTTTACGAGCCGCTTTATCGTGGGCAGGCGACCTGGCTCAGCGCACCACCTTACGTTGCATGCATCGCCGCAGCCGGGTTCGGTTTCTATGCGTTGGCACGATTGGGACTGCTGCTGGTTCACTGATGCTGCCGGGACAGCGCCTGCTCGAACGAGCGCTATAGAGCACGTTTTTGAATCTCTTTTGTTCGCCAATACTGCAAAAGATGCAAACTTGACATTTGTTAAATTGTGCTTTGGGAGCCGCCTGCCTATAATGGCGTTAGCTCATTGCTTTTGGGTGAACTCGCCAGCTATTGCAGCTGCTTTTTTTTTGCCCTGCGTTTATCCTCCCGTATCCATATAAGTACTTGTGGATATTAAGCAACATATAGTGGTTTTCACCGAATGCATCAACTTGTAATAAAAATGTAAAATCGGTGTATATTCACGTGGAGATGTGTATGAACGCAGCATACCAACAGGTCCATATCGGCCTGATCCGAAAGGCAGTAACCAAGTATAAATTGGCTCGGTCCACCGGCAACAGGAACGTGGCAAAAGGTTACATGCTCCAGGTCCGCGATTTGATTCGCGCCTTCAAGGCTAATAAATAGTCAGCCTTTGGCGCTATATCGCCAGGCATCGCTGCACCGGATGCCTGTGATCTTCCTGCCGCCCTCGCCTGCGTGCTGCATCTACTGCTTATCACAGCATCTTCAGTTCCCTACTTGCTCTCTCCATTCCCCATTGCGCCATCACTATCGTCAGTAGTACATTTTTTGCCGCCTTTGTGCC
Above is a window of Advenella kashmirensis WT001 DNA encoding:
- a CDS encoding YoaK family protein, whose product is MPLRYTRALTDSVRTQKADKQIGTLLAFVAGAINAGGFLAVHQYTSHMTGIVSTMADQLILGAYDLVLAGVAALICFLCGSICTTVMVNYARVRQMRSEYALPLLLEAVLLLCFGMLGARIAQMHGLFVPITVMILSFLMGLQNALITKLSRSVIRTTHVTGIVTDIGIELGKLFYWNRGRMREDSHFVVADRARLRLHCALLLAFFSGGTMGAWGFNHIGYIATVPLACLLVLISSIPAFDDMRAWVTNRRRPAE
- a CDS encoding sulfite exporter TauE/SafE family protein; translated protein: MDFFTQYLSIFNANQAYSFGALALVTIVFILAGAVKGVVGLGLPTISMALLALLMSPAQAAALLVIPSLLTNIWQMRPFHAVPQLCRSIGTMQIGIFAGTIAGAWLFGAPAGHAASVALGVALVAYACWGLTGRSIVISPAAQIWMGPLVGFVTGFITAATGVFVVPAVPYLQALQLSRDRLIQAMGVSFTVSTIALALGLWLNHSYSPGAAGISLLMLIPALVGMSLGRSLRQRLSVALFKQVFFCSLIVLGLYQVAAAAA
- a CDS encoding LysR family transcriptional regulator gives rise to the protein MRFDLTDLRLFLSVHESGTITEAARRCHITTASASERIKGMEDVLGVLLLNRSHKGVQLTPAGRTLLHHASVVVQQRERMHGDLGQYSSGIKGHVRLLGNTSACNEHLPALLGSFLKRHPDISIDLEERTSTDIADLIRQGMADIGLVADSADLHDLQRFPVGADQLVVITGPDYPEAIANPTSLAQISHLDFAGLVAGSALQEHIAAHGRQAGRHLHYRVRVRSIDAVCRMVGNGVGIAIVPLAAAKRHHRTQKLNIIALSDTWACRNLMLCVRDSEQLPAYVTALMQHILAPE